From Amycolatopsis sp. WQ 127309:
GGCTGGATCACCACACCGGCGGACACCGACCTCGACGGCCACGTCGCACTGCTGAAGGAGATCTGGCGCGACGAGGGCCGTTCCGGAGCACCGTCGATCCACGCGCTGGGCGAGCGCCCGGACCGACCGCGGCTGGCGCACCTGGACGCGCTCGGCGTCACCGAGGTGATCTTCGGCCTCCCGGACCGCTCCCCCGGCGAGGTCTCGGCCTGGATCGGCCGGCTGGCGGGAAAGCTCGGCCTCGCCACGGCCCCCGCTCTCTAGACGCGAAACGGCGGGGGTGCGGTCCTCCCGCACCCCCGCCGTTCACACCACCGAGATCAGCTCTTGACGGCCACGCCCTGGCGCGCTCGCAGGTCCAGCTCGATCTGCTCCAGCGTACGGCCCTTCGTCTCCGGGACGATCCACTTGGTGAGCACGAACAGCACCACGTTGATCCCGGCGAACAGGAACATCGAACCGCCGATGCCGAGCGAGCCCACGGCGGAGATGAGCGGGAACACCGCGCTCACGATGCCCGTCGCCGCCCAGAGGATGACGCTGCTGACGCCCATGCCCGCCGCCCGGTACTTGAGCGGGAACACCTCGGCCATCATCACCCAGACGACCGCGCCCCAGCCGAGCTCGTAACCGACCAGGTACAGCACCATCATGACCAGCATCAGGATGCCGCGGGTGCCGGTGTCGTGGACGTTCAGCACCACGAGCCCGGCCGCCACCAGCGTGATCACCATGATCACGTTGCCGATGAGCAGCAGCGGCTTGCGGCCCCAGCGGTCCACCACGAACACGACCCACGCGGTGAACAGGAACTTCGTGACGCCCAGCAGCACGCCGGACAGCAGCGCGGCCTGCGTGGCGAACCCGAGGCCGATCAGCATCGTCGGGAAGTACGCGTTGATCGCGTTGACCCCGCTGAACTGCTGCCCGATCGCGAGCAGGGCGGCGACGATCATCATCGGCCGCACGAAACCGGAGAACAGGTCGCGGAACCGCGGCTTGCCCTCGGTGTCCATCTGGATGACGTCGCGGATGGTCGCGATCTCCTCGTCGAGGTTCACGGTGTTGCCGTGCGCACTCGCCAGGACCCGCCGCGCCTCTTCCTCCTGGCCGTTCTTGACCAGCCAGCGCGGCGTCTCCGGCAGGAACGCGAGCCCGACGAGCAGGATCGCCGCGGGCACGATCGCGCCGGCGAACATCCAGCGCCAGGCCGAGATCGGGCCGAGGAAGTAGCTGGTCAGGAACGCGATCAGGATGCCGAGCACGATGAAGATCTGGTTCAGCGCGCCCATCGCGCCGCGCAGCCGCGCCGGCGCCAGCTCGGAGAGGTAGGTCGGGACGGTCGAGGACGACAGCCCGATCCCGAGCCCGATGATCAGCCGCGAAATCACCAGGAGCGCGAACGTCGGCGAGAAGGTCGCCGCCAGCGTGCCCACGATGACGATCGCCGCGGCGACCATGATGGTGCGCCGCCGGCCGAGTGCTTCGTTGATGCGGCTGGAGAACAGCGCGCCCACGATGGCACCGATCGAGAGACTGGCGGTGATCACGCCCTTGTCCCAGGCGGTCAGCGACCACGCTTTCCCGATGAACGGGAGCACCCCGGAGATCACCCCGAGGTCGTATCCGAACAGGATTCCGCCGAGTGCGCCGAAGAAGTACAGAGTTGTTCGGCTGATTTGCCGTGGCGGGGCCGTCTGCGTCATTGCCGGGTCGCCTCTTTCATAGGTCCAGTCCAGCCAGCGGCCACCACACTCACACGCCGGAAAAAACCGGGCAAGACAGTCCTTGATAACGATTCAGAAACGTGATCGCCATTCACATATGTGACAGCACAAGGCGCACAGCATTGCTCCGTACGCCGACTCGCCATTCACAACCTCGAATGAGTGCACAGTGGACACGGATCGACCCGGAAGACGGTGCAAAGATCCACAGTGGACAAACGCGGGACGCGTGTTGTGAAAGCGCTCCCGGAACCGGCGGACGGCGACCGGACGTATTCGGCGTTATACGCCGGGCGGGGGAAGAAGGGGTCCGGACGCAGCAGGAGGGGGTTCAACCCACCCCCAGGTGGTTGAACCCCCTCCGCGCCCCCAGACCGGACCGTCGGGCCGAGCAGCCGCAGCCTGCTCGGGCGATGTCCGATGTCTGTCGGGTACCACTTTCCTCGGTACCGGCATCCGCCGCCATTCCTGCCCGGAGGGCAGTTTTTCGGCCCAACGCACCCCGCTTGAGCTGCGGAAATCGTAGATCGAGGTGCAGAACTACCCAGCCGGGCCGGCAAAAATTACCCGGTCACGCGCTTTCCAGCACGACCTTGCCGACGTGGGCGCCGGACTCCAGGTGCTTGACGGCGGCCGCGACGTCGTCGAAGGCGAACCGGCGGTCGATGACGGGCCGCAGGCCGGTGCGCTCGATCGCGCGGTTCATGGTCTGGAACGTCTCGCGGGAGGCGTTGGTGAGCCCGCGCAGGGTCAGCTGCTTGACCAGCACGAGCACCGGGTCGGCCGCGCCTTCGTGGGTGAGGACGCCGGCGACGCTGACGTGCCCGCCGACGCGCGCGGCGAGCATCGACTGGCCGATCGTGCCGCCCCCGCCGACGTCGACGACGTGGTCGACGCCGCCGCCGGCCAGCTCCGCCGCGGCGAGGCCCCACTCCGGCGTGGTCGTGTAGTTGATCGTCTCGGCCGCGCCGAGCTCACGCAGCCGCGCCAGCTTCTCGTCGGAGCTCGACGTCGCGATGACGCGGGCGCCGGCGAGGGCGGCGAACTGCAGGGCGAACGTCGACAGGCCGCCGCTGCCCAGGGTGAGCACCGTCTGGCCGGGGAAGACCCCGCCCTCCTCGACGACCGCGCGCCACGCCGTCACACCGGCGCTCGGCAGCGTCGCGGCCTCGGCATAGTCCAGGTGCGCGGGGACGGCCACCAGCGCGTCCTCCGGGAAGACGGCGTACTCGGCCAGCGTCCCGTCGAGCGAGCCGAACAGGTCGTCCGCGGTCTTCTCCGGGGTGCCGGGGCCCGCGAGCCAGTTCGGGAAGTACGTCGCCGCCACCCGGTCGCCCGCCGACCACGCGCGCACGCCGTCGCCGACCCCGACGACCTCGCCCGCGCCGTCGGACAGCGCGACGACGTCCGGCTTGACCGGCTTCGGGTAGAAGCCCTTGAGGATCATCAGGTCGCGGGCGTTGACCGCCCAGCCGTGCAGCCGGACCAGGACCTGGCCGGGGCCGGGTTCGGGGGCGTCACGCTCGCCGAGGACGAGTCCGGCGCCGGGACGCGGCAGGGAAAAGTACTTCACAGCGGCTCCAAGGAGGTGGGAAACCCATCAACAGGGCCAGTGTGTCGAAGTCGCCAGCTCTTCGTCGACCATCACGAGAAGATCCGGGGTCAGTTCGGCGAGCGACGCCGGGAGGTGCCGGACGCCGAGCCCGGCCATGAACTCCCGCTGCCGCGCGTGCGCCGGGCTCGACGGGAACCCGAGGAAGCCGGCGCCGTGCTCGCGGGCGTCGGCGGCCACCCGGCTGACGTCGTCGACGAACACGATCTCGTCGAACGCGACGTCGAACACCGTGCGGGCGATGTGCTCGACACCCGGCCGGTGCTCGTTGATGCTCACGTACGGCACTTCGGCGTCGAGCAGCGCGGTGAAGCCGCCGAGGTACCGGTCGAACGTGTGCTCCCGGGTGCGCCCGCCGTAGCAGACCAGCCGCACGGGCAGGCCGCTCAACGCCGTCAGGCAGTCCTGGACGCCCTCGGCCACCCGGATCGGGTGCTCCCGCAGGTACTCCTGCCGCGCGGCCCAGAGTTGCTTCAGCGTCTCTTCGGCCGGTTGGTCCAGAGCGCAGAGCCGGGTGACCTTCTCGGCGACGACGAGGTCGCGCAGCCCGATCACGTCCCGCTCGGCTTCGGCGTCGTACACCCCGCCGTGGCCGGTGACGAACCGGGCGATCATGTCCAGGTAGGTGTCGTCGATGAGCACGCCGTCGCAGTCGAGGGCGACCACGCGGAGCTTGCGCAGGGCGCTCACCGCTGCGCGAACACTTCCCGCGCGGCCGCGATCGCGTTGAGCGCGGCCGGGAAGCCGCAGTAGAAGGCCAGGTGCAGGATCGTCTCGACGATCTCCTTCTCGGTGCCGCCGACGTTGAGCGTGGCGTGCAGGTGCACCTTCAGCTGCGGGGTCGCGGTGCCGAGCGCCACGCACGCGGCGATCGTGACGATCTCGCGCAGCCGCAGGGTCAGGTGCGGCCGGGTGTAGATCTCACCGAAGGTGAACTCGACGATGTACCGGGCCAGGTCGGGCGCGATGTCTTCGAGCGCCTGGGCGACCTTCTCCCCCGCGTCGCCGTCGACGGCCTTCATCGCGGCCAGGCCGCGCTCGTAGCGGTCCTCGATGCCGGCCCACGGCACGTCGGCCGCCTCGCCCGTCGGCGGTTGTTCCGCCGGCAGGGCGGCGAACACGGTCTTCAGCTCCCCCAGCGCGTTCAGCGTCGCCGGGAACCCGGCGAACGAGCTGATCTGGATGGCCGTCTCGACCAGCTGACGGCGGGTGCAGCCGACGTTCAGCGCGGCCTTGGCGTGGAACTGCAGCTGCGAGCCCGCGTAGCCCAGCGCGATGAGCGCGGCGACCGTGGCCAGCTGCCGGTCCGGGAGCGGGAGGCCGGGCCGGTGGTAGACGTCGCCGTAGATGAACCCGACGCACTGTTCGCCGAACTCCGCCTCGCCGATGCTCTCGAACAGGTCCAGCACGGCCGGGCGGTCCACCCCGCCGAGCTGCTGGATCAGTTCCAATCCCTGGGCGAAGGACGCGGCAGCGCGGTCCTGCTCCGGCACGTCGGACATCGTCGTGGGGTTCCTTCCGCAGTGGTGGTGGTGCCTGACTCAGCCCAGGTAGGCCCGGGTGGCCTGGTCGGCCTTGCGGCGTTCCAGGGTGTCGATGCGTTCCAGCCGGATCATCGCGTAGTCGATGCCGGCGGTGGCGACGGTGCGCCCGTGCTGGCGCACCACCGCGGTGGCCCGGAACTTCAGGTGGTGCGCCCGCTCGAGGTCGGACTCCTCGATGCGCGACTCGACCGTGGCCGGGAGCGGGAACAGGAAGTCCTCGAAGGACATGTCGATCCGCTTCCACACCCCCGCGTAGCCGGCCGAGGTCAGGGCCGGGCGGACCGCGGTCTCGAACTGCGCGATGCAGATCTGGCGCATCGCCTCGATGATCACGATGCCCTGCACGTGTTCGCCGGTGTGGTGGTCGAGGACGAGCTCGTTGTCCCGGTGGACGCGCAGGTCGGCCTGGCAGAGCGTGACCTCCGGGCTGTGCACGCCGGCGAGCAGGACGTTCTCGGCGCGGTGCTTGTGGACGATCGCCGGGGCCACCGGCAGCGGCCGGAACGCGTCCGGGTCCGCCAGGAACACGGTGGCGCCGCTCTTCTCGGCGGCGGCTTCCAGCAGGTCGCAGTCCGTCCCGTCGATGCCCTGGCCGGGGTGGACGACCCAGCTGCAGCCGGCCACGTCCGGGCCGTCGGACGTCATCAGGGCCAGCAGCCCCGACACCGTGAACACCTGGTCACCGCGGGCGAACCTGGCGAAGCGGTCGGCGACCACCACGACCTGCCGGCGTGTCCGGCCGTGCAACGCCCAGTCGGGGGCGGCGTCGGCCGGTTCGGCAGGACTGTCGTGGGGTGCCCGGCACGCAGAACCATCAGGTCCTGCCATCGGCACCTCCATCCGGGATCGGGTCGAGCGTCACTCCCGCGTGGACGCCTGCGCGTCCACAACGGCCTCCGCGAGGTTCCGGGCCGTCGGGACCGAGCGCCAGCGCGGACCGGACAGCTCGGCGGCGAGGACCTTGAGCATGGCACGCACCATGTCCGGCTGTCTGCTCACATCCGCGATCAAGAGCGGTTCCACTTGCGCGGCGGCGCCCTCGAGGTCGTCGAGCAGCAGGTGCGCGCGGCCCATGTCGATCCGGATCATCGGGTCCATCGCTTCCCAGCGGTTCTCGAGCGACAGCCGCTCGTAGGCCTCGCGGGCGGTCCCGAACTCGCGCAACGCCGCCGACGCCTGCCCGACCGAGAGCAGCGACGTGCCGGCCATGTAGTGCCGGCGGTCCTTCGTGATGTTGAAGAACCGGTCCTCACCGCCGGCCCCGAGCTCCGGGTCCTCGATGCTGGTCCAGCGCGCGATCGCGTCCAGCACCTGCGGCTCGGCCCGCACGGACGACCACCCGCGCGCCTCGGCGAGGATCAGCGGCGCGTCGGTGAGCCGCCCGCCGACCTGGTAGTTGAGCCCGTCGGCGGCGAGCTTCGCGGACTCCACGCCGTTGCCGGCCCAGAACGCCACGCGCGCCTGCGACGTGCGGACCCAGCGCCGGGCGAGGAAGTCGTCGGCGTACTGCGTGTAGAGCCAGGCGGCGGAGTTCAGCTCGCGCGAAAGCCGGTACCGCCCGAGGTCCCCCGCGATCCACGCCATCATCGCGGCGCACTTCGCCCCGACCATGAGCAGGTCCTGGGTCTGCTTCGGCCGCTGCCGGCCCTTCAGCAGCGCGGCCGTGCGTTCCTCGACCACGGCGAGCTGGCCCAGCACCGAGTCCGGGGCGGTCCGCGTGTACGCGCTGCCCAGGAAGTTGAGGTCCGACCACAGGTCGTCGAGCTGGACCTCGTCCACGTTGGTCGTGGTGAGCAGGATGGCGTCGTCGAGCGAGGTCACCCCGACCTCGGTGTCCGCGCCGGGGTCGACGTGGACGATCGAGCGGATCGGGTAGCTCAGCACGGGTGCCGGGGCCTTGGCGGCGACCGGGACGACGGCCACGGGCGCGACCGGCTCTGCCGGCGCCACCAGCTCGACGTCGGCGTGGTACTCGGCGAGGTCCTTCGGCGGGAGCTGCTCGAGGTCACGCAGCCCGAGCAGGGACTTCCAGCTCGTGCCGTAGACCTGGGCCAGCACCCGCAGCGCCGCGAACGTGGGCCGGACGCCGCGGTCGGGCCACTGCTCGTACTCCCAGATACGGGTCCCGCGCATACCCGCGCGGGGGTCACCCGTAAGGGTGTTGTACTGGTGCGCCGCCACGTCGAGCGACAACTCGGACGCCAGCCGCCACGCCGTGCGGGGCGGGACCCGGCATTCGACGATCAGGTTCTCCGCCACGCGCGCCGGGATCACCTCGTCGGGAAACCCCAGGGCGGCCAAGCGATCGCGCAGCTGTGCACGGTAGGGCTTACTCCCTGGCTTGACCTGTCGACTCATCGTTCATCCAACGATTTCCGGAGTACTGGTGCACCGGTCGACAGTACCGCAGCGTGACCGTTACGGCCCACGATGTGACAAAGGTGCGGCTCACGTCCTGAAATCGCCGCCACGGGCGGAACGAGGCAGGAAAAGGGTGGTGCCGGCCGACCTGGGGGTCATCGGCCGGCACCACGGGGCGGGCGAACCCGCCTCCGCCATTATGCATGTGCGGACGTCCGCGCGCAGCGCCGGACGAACTTCTCACACTTCGGTGGACGCGGGTCAGCCCGCGGCGAGGAAGTGCTGCCGGACACCGGCGCCGAACGCCGTCGGCGTGCCGTCGTAGGCCGAGATCAGCGCGGGCCCGGTCGAGCAGTTCCAGGTGTTCCAGGTCCAGCCGAGGTAGGACGCCTGGTGGCGGTCGAGCCAGTCCATCAGGCCGGTCACGTACCCGCTCCCGCAGTCGTTCTCGCCGATTTCGCCGGCCACCAGGGGCACCGCCGCCGCGACCGGGGCGAGCTGGGCGTCCCAGCAGGAGGACGAGCTGCAGGTGTTGAAGTTGTACGAGTGCCACGACGCGACCAGGTTGCCCGCCGGGTCGCTCGGCTTGTACTGCAGCCACTGCGTGAGGTCGTTCGAGTAGGCCAGGCCGCCGAGCATGAGCACGTTGGTGGCGCCGGTCGCGCGGACGGCGTTCACCAGCGTCTGCATGCCCGCCACCGCGTAGCCGATGCCGGTGCACGCGGACCCGCCGTCGCGCCAGCACGTCCAGGCCGCGGCCGAGCCGGCGACCGCGCGGTCGAGGTAGGGCTCGTTGAACAGGTCCAGGATCGTGGCGTCGTCACCCTTGAACGCGGTCGCGACCGACGTCCACAGGTCCACCGCGTGCGCGGCGTCGGTCATCGGCTTCTGGCACGTCGAGGTGACGTCGGCGCACGCCGAGGAGTTTCCGGTGTAGACACCCTGGGTCCAGTGGAGGTCGAGGATCGCGACGAGTCCGTTCCGGTGCAGCAGGTCCACATAGGACTTGAGCGCGGCGCGGTAGGTCGCGCCGGCGTAGGCGGGCTCGACGTTCGGCAGGCCGAGCCAGCAGTCCTCGTTGAACGGCACGCGCACGACGTTCGCGTGCCAGCTCTTGATGGCGGCCACGGAGGCGGCGTCCATCGGGCCGTCGAAGATGCCGTTGCCCTGCACGCAGGCGAACTCGCCGCCGGAGCGGTTCACCCCGCGCAGGGTGACCGGCGCGCCCGCGGAGTCGGCCAGCCGGTTGCCGGCGACGTGCAGCGCGGGCGCGCCCCCGGCCGGTGGCGGGGTCGTGGTGACGGTCGTCGGCGGCGGGGTCGTCGTCGGGGGTGGCGTGCCGCCGCACGGCGCGCCGTCGACGCTGATCGACGCCGGCGCGGTGTTGGTGCCGCTGTAGCCGAAGTTCGCCCCGGCGGTGATCGACGAGCCGGGGGCGATGGTGCCGTTCCAGCCCGCCGGGGTGACGGTGACCGTCCGGCCCGTCTGGGCCCACGTGGCGTTCCAGCCCTGCTGGAGCTGCTGGTTCCCGGCGTAGGCGTAGCTGATCTGCCAGCCGGACAGCGGCGCCGTCCCGAGGTTCTTGAGGGTGAGGTTGGCGGTGAAGCCGCTCCCCCAGTCGTTCACGGTGTAGCCGACTTCGCAGGCCGTCGCCGCCGAAGCGGGCGAAGGCGTGCCGAGGGTGAAGGCCGTCGTCGCGCCGACGACGGCGAGCGCGCTGAGGGCGCCGAGCAGTGCTGGTCCGGAACGCATCGATCACTCCTTTGTGCACGACCTGGATATGAGAGCGCTCCCAGCACTGGTGGACGCTACCGCGCGGCCCGGCGGCTGTAAACCTCGTGGCGAACGCCCGCGAACAACCCGGAATCCACTCCAACGGCGGCATCCGCCCGCTTCCGCCGGTGGCGCAGCGCGACGGAGACATTTCTTTGCCGCCAACGGGTTCGGCCGTTCAGGAGTGTTCAGTGGCCGATCCCGGGGAAACGGCCCCGGAAAGCCGTCCACCGGATCGGGCCACGTCCGGGTCGCGCTTTACAACGACGATACGGCGGGGTTACCTTCTCGTCGGCTGGAAGCGCTCCCATGCCAGGTCACGATCACCAGACCGTGACCACGAAACACCAGGGGCGCCGTGGCTCCCGCTACGGCGCCCCTGCTCGTGTCCGCTGTCCCGGTCACCGGGAAAGGAAACCCGATGAAGAGGTTCGCCGGCGCCCTGGCCGGGCTCTGCCTCGCCGCGGCGGGCACCACCGCGGTCCTCGCCGCGGGTCCGGCCGCCGCCGCCCCCGCCTGCGGCGTCGACTACCGCGTCGACCAGTGGGCGACCGGGTTCACCGCCCAGGTCACCGTCACCAACGGCGCCACCGCGCTCTCGTCGTGGACCCTCTCCTGGCACTACGCGGGCACCCAGGCCGTGACGTCGGCCTGGAACGCCACCGTCCGCCAGTCCGGCACGGCGGTGACCGCGGAGAGCCTGCCCTACAACGCGTCCCTGCCCGCCGGCGGCACCGTGACGTTCGGCCTCCAGGGCACCTACTCCGGCACCAACCCGGTGCCCACCGACTTCGCGCTCGACGGCGTCTCGTGCGGTGGCGACGCCCCGCCCACCTCGACCACCACCACCACTTCTTCTTCGCCGCCGCCCGCGGGGTGCGCCGACGTCTGCGACGACTTCGAGCAGCAGACCGGCACGACACCGGGCGGCCGGTGGACCGTCGGCGCGGCGAACTGCCAGGGCACCGGCACGGTCACCGTCGACAGCACGGTCGCGCACTCGGGCACCCGCTCGGTCAAGGTCACCGGGCAGGGCGGCTACTGCAACCACGCCTTCCTCGGCACGACCCTGGCCGCCGGGAGCGTGCGGTACGGCCGGTTCTGGGTCCGCCACACGACGCCGCTGCCGGCCGGGCACGTCGCGTTCCTGGCGCTGCGGGACACCGCCGACGGCGGCCGCGACCTGCGGGCCGGCGGCCAGAACCGGGCGCTGCAGTGGAACCGCGAGTCCGACGACGCGACCCTGCCCGCGCAGAGCCCGGCCGGCGTCGCCCAGAGCGTGCCGCTGGCCACCGGGACTTGGTCGTGCTTCGAGTTCGAGATCGACGGCCCCGGCGGGCAGCTGCGGACCTGGCTCAACGGCGCCGAGGTGCCCGGCCTGGTCGTCGACGGCGTGCCGACCCCCGACGTCGACCAGCAGTGGCTCGCCCGGACGTGGCACCCGTCGCTCACCGACCTGCGCCTGGGCTGGGAGAGCTACGGCACCGACCCCGACACGCTGTGGTTCGACGACGTCGCGACCGGCCCCGCCCGGATCGGCTGCTAGGCCACGATGCGGTCGATCTCCGCCAGCTCCTCGTCCGTGAAGTCCAGGTTCGCCACCGCCGCGACCGTGTTCTCCAGCTGCGCGACGCTGCTCGCCCCGATCAGCGCCGACGTCACCCGGCCGCCCCGCAGGATCCAGGCGATCGCCAGCTGCGCCAGCGACTGGTCACGCCGCTGGGCGACGTCGTTCAGCGCGCGGATCCGGCCCAGGGTCTCCTCGGTGATCCGGTCCTCGGTCAGGAACGGGCTGGCGCCCGCGGCGCGGGAGCCGGCCGGGATGCCGTCCAGGTAGCGGTCGGTCAGCAGGCCCTGGCTCAACGGCGAGTACGCGATCGAGCCGACGCCGTGCTCGGCCAGGGTGTCCAGCAGGCCGTCCTCGACCCAGCGGTTCAGGATCGAGTACGACGGCTGGTGGATCAGCAGCGGCGTGCCGAGCTCGCGCAACGCCCGCAGCGCGGCTTCCGTCTGCTCGGGCGAGTAGTTGGAGATGCCCGCGTAGAGCGCTTTCCCCGACCGGACCGCCGTGTCCAGGGCCCCCATGGTCTCCTCGATCGGGGTGTCCGGGTCCGGCCGGTGCGAGTAGAAGATGTCGAAGTGGTCCAGACCGGTGCGGGCGAGGCTCCGATCCAGGCTCGCGAGCACGCTCTTGCGCGAACCCCACTCGCCGTACGGGCCGTCCCACATCAGGTAGCCCGCCTTGGACGAGACCAGGATCTCGTCGCGGTACGGCCGGAAGTCGGCCGCGTAGTGCCTGCCGAAGTTCGCCTCGGCCGCGCCCGGCGGCGGGCCGTAGTTGTTGGCCAGGTCGAAGTGCGTCACCCCGAGGTCGAACGCCCGCCGCAGCACCGCCCGCTGGACGTCGAGGGGCTTGTCGTCCCCGAAGTTGTGCCACAGGCCGAGCGACACGGCGGGCAGCTTGAGCCCGCTGCGCCCGGCCCGCCGGTACGGCATGTCCGCATAGCGGTCTCCGGCGGCGGCGAAAGGCGACATGGTTCTCCTTGTCGGGAGGGAAAAGGCCCCCGCAGTCTACGGGCGTGATCAGCTTCCTTCGGCGACCGCGCCCCGGTCGAGGGACAGTGCCCCGGCGAACGACACCCCCGGCGCCAGCACGGGCAGCAGCGTCGCCTGGTAGGCGTGGTAGACGTCCGGCTTCCCCGCCCAGACCGTCGCGGCGGGGCGGTTGCGCGGGTCCAGCTCGTGGTGCCAGGACCCGCGTTCGCGGTCGACGAAGCACGCTTCGGCGTGCTCGCACCACTCTTCGAACCGGGCCAGGTACTCCGGGTCGCCGGTCTCCTGGTGCAGCGTCCAGGCGGCGGCGATCGCCTCGGCCACCACCCAGTGGAGGCGGTTGCGCACCACCGGGACGCCGTCGAAGTCGGTCGTGTAGACGAAGCCCGGGTGACCATCGACGGCCCAGCCGTCCCGCACCGCCGTGGCGAACAACGCCTCCGCGTCCGGCAGCAGCCACCCGGGTGCCGCGGCGCCGAGCGCGCGCTTCAGGTGTACCGCCAGCCGGGACCACTCGAGCAGGTGCCCGATGGTGACCCCGAACGGGCGGAACGGGTGCGCGGGCTCGTCGCGGTTGAACTCCAGCCGCACGTGCCAGTCCGCGTCATAGTGCTCCGGCAGGCGCCAGCCGTGCGCGCGGGCCTCACCGTGCACCAGGTGCTCCACAATGGACAACGCGCGGGCGGCCCAGACCGGGTCGCCGGTGACATCGTTGACAGCGAGCAGCGCTTCGACGGTGTGCATGTTGGCGTTGGCGCCGCGGTAGGTCTCCAGGCGCGTCCAGCCGCGGTCCCAGACGTCGGCGACCCGGCCCGGCCCCGCCTCCCAGAACCGGCGGTCGACGACGTCGAGGGCTTCGGCCAGCAGCGCGTCCGCGCCGTCGGCTCCGGCGGCCACCGCGCTCGTGGCCGCCAGCACGACGAACGCGTGCTCGTAGGCGCGTTTCTCGGCGTCCACCGGGCCGGCCGCGGTCGCCGTGGCGAACCAGCCGCCGTGCTCCGGGTCTCGCAGCAGGCCGGTCAGCGCCGCGACGCCGTGCGCGACCTGCGCGGCCGCCCCCGGCACGCCCTGCAACGCGGCGAGCGCGAAGACGTGCGTCATCCGGCAGGTGATCCACGTTTCGACGGGCCGGTCGAGGACCGGGTGCCCGGTGTCGTCGAGCCAGGCGAAGCCACCGGCGGGGTGGGCCGCCGGAGCGGCGAAACCGAGCAGCCGGGCGGGTTCGGCCCGCACCCAGGCGGGAACCGAAGACGGAATGTCCACTTTCCGACAACCTTGCCTTTCTCGACCGAACGGCCCGGGTGATCGGCCGCCTTTCCCAAGGTATGCCAAAGCTCGGGCGCGGGTCACCCGCCCCCTCGCCGGATGTTCCGCGAGCCGCCGCCACCGCGTACCCTGTAATGGGAGCGCTCCCAGTCTTCGACGCACGTACCCGACGAAGGGACCGACG
This genomic window contains:
- the mgrA gene encoding L-glyceraldehyde 3-phosphate reductase: MSPFAAAGDRYADMPYRRAGRSGLKLPAVSLGLWHNFGDDKPLDVQRAVLRRAFDLGVTHFDLANNYGPPPGAAEANFGRHYAADFRPYRDEILVSSKAGYLMWDGPYGEWGSRKSVLASLDRSLARTGLDHFDIFYSHRPDPDTPIEETMGALDTAVRSGKALYAGISNYSPEQTEAALRALRELGTPLLIHQPSYSILNRWVEDGLLDTLAEHGVGSIAYSPLSQGLLTDRYLDGIPAGSRAAGASPFLTEDRITEETLGRIRALNDVAQRRDQSLAQLAIAWILRGGRVTSALIGASSVAQLENTVAAVANLDFTDEELAEIDRIVA
- a CDS encoding AGE family epimerase/isomerase, coding for MDIPSSVPAWVRAEPARLLGFAAPAAHPAGGFAWLDDTGHPVLDRPVETWITCRMTHVFALAALQGVPGAAAQVAHGVAALTGLLRDPEHGGWFATATAAGPVDAEKRAYEHAFVVLAATSAVAAGADGADALLAEALDVVDRRFWEAGPGRVADVWDRGWTRLETYRGANANMHTVEALLAVNDVTGDPVWAARALSIVEHLVHGEARAHGWRLPEHYDADWHVRLEFNRDEPAHPFRPFGVTIGHLLEWSRLAVHLKRALGAAAPGWLLPDAEALFATAVRDGWAVDGHPGFVYTTDFDGVPVVRNRLHWVVAEAIAAAWTLHQETGDPEYLARFEEWCEHAEACFVDRERGSWHHELDPRNRPAATVWAGKPDVYHAYQATLLPVLAPGVSFAGALSLDRGAVAEGS